GTGCTGACTTTATTATGATGGGTAGATATTTTGCTAGATTTGACGAAAGCCCAAACAAAACAATTCGTTTAGGCAAAAACTACGTTAAAGAATATTGGGGTGAAGGCTCAAACCGAGCTAAAAATTGGGAAAGATACGAGTTTGGTGAAAAGGGTGGATACCTCAAGTTCGAAGAAGGTGTTGATGGTTACGTGCCTTATGCTGGAAAGCTAAAAGACACTTT
Above is a genomic segment from Candidatus Margulisiibacteriota bacterium containing:
- a CDS encoding IMP dehydrogenase; amino-acid sequence: ADFIMMGRYFARFDESPNKTIRLGKNYVKEYWGEGSNRAKNWERYEFGEKGGYLKFEEGVDGYVPYAGKLKDTLSITLEKVKSTMCSCGSRSIEELKRTARLTLVSATSIIEGGAHDVILKDKEYT